The following coding sequences lie in one Cloeon dipterum chromosome 1, ieCloDipt1.1, whole genome shotgun sequence genomic window:
- the LOC135934473 gene encoding uncharacterized protein LOC135934473 — MASRSRPRSSSKNRISFPISVKNGHDGEYVPKVEGVVSFNKAKENDDNIDMTLRLLLKNKKEQRGHSVPRQNPAEKRIENDLRPTKLTSDKRHRKEEKVQRSSRRTWGDILSEPISQPSSYAMRLSPERDVPDNEKQNLDSHRRRKYSESNGDRFSEADNVPSLKALNPVRTLQFLIGELQSIVKPKGDREQAVFKMIEDVVDRLPEEKLTPDVEKRLPNNESDRKSSKDQISRTAYEILRKERDSLHRKLDEKSKSHLSLERKLAATEAKVVRLKAEREELKENYESLISKQKDLIATLPTLNNQNHHKNMESHLESELNKAHMYITALERVNRKIQEKYKSKLGIIQDILNNGLDFQAQENARLTDVIGMSPLEEDTLDNPDDSVKTLSVKSVVSNKEVRAEVLSTSSAGLNAQKYIDKVMMNSGLLRPDQEHLFQSFVSIADQE, encoded by the exons atGGCAAGCAGAAGTAGGCCTAGGTCCAGCAGCAAAAACAGAATCTCCTTCCCGATTTCTGTGAAAAATGGTCATGATGGAGAGTACGTCCCTAAAGTTGAGGGCGTCGTGTCTTTCAACAAAGCGAAGGAAAATGACGACAACATTGACATGACGCTGCGCCTGttgctgaaaaacaaaaaggaacAACGCGGTCACAGCGTCCCTCGGCAAAACCCAGCTGAGAAGAGGATCGAGAACGACCTTCGCCCTACCAAACTCACCAGTGACAAGAGGCACAGGAAAGAGGAAAAGGTTCAGCGCAGCTCTCGTAGGACTTGGGGTGACATCTTGAGTGAACCAATAAGCCAGCCTTCTTCGTACGCCATGAGATTATCCCCGGAGAGGGATGTACCTGACAATGAGAAGCAAAATTTGGATAGTCACAGACGACGAAAATACTCTGAATCCAATGGAGACAGATTTTCCGAAGCTGATAATGTGCCCTCTCTGAAAGCCCTGAATCCGGTTAGAACGCTACAATTCTTGATTGGAGAACTTCAAAGCATTGTCAAGCCAAAGG gagACCGAGAGCAAGCTGTGTTCAAAATGATAGAAGATGTGGTCGACCGTCTTCCTGAAGAAAAGTTAACCCCTGATGTGGAAAAACGTCTGCCCAATAATGAGTCTGACAGGAAATCTTCCAAAGACCAGATTAGTAGGACAGCCTACGAAATCCTGAGGAAGGAGCGGGACAGCCTGCATAG AAAACTTGATGAGAAGAGCAAATCTCATTTGTCTCTTGAGCGGAAACTTGCAGCAACAGAGGCCAAGGTTGTTCGCCTCAAGGCTGAAAGGGAAGAACTGAAAGAGAACTATGAAAGCCTCATTAGCAAGCAAAAAGATTTGATCGCTACGCTGCCCACACTCAACAACCAAAACCATCATAAAAACATGGAAAGCCACTTGGAAAGTGAACTGAATAAGGCACACATGTACATCACAGCCTTGGAGAGAGTCAACCggaaaattcaggaaaaatacAAGAGCAAGCTAGG GATCATTCAAGATATTTTGAACAACGGCCTCGACTTCCAAGCCCAAGAAAATGCCCGCTTGACGGATGTAATTGGGATGTCGCCCCTGGAAGAGGACACCCTGGACAACCCTGACGATAGTGTGAAAACTTTGAGTGTCAAGTCAGTAGTTTCAAACAAAGAGGTGCGTGCCGAGGTCCTGTCAACGTCATCAGCAGGGCTAAACGCGCAGAAGTACATTGATAAAGTTATGATGAACAGTGGGCTGTTGAGACCTGACCAAGAGCATCTCTTCCAGTCGTTTGTTTCGATTGCGGATCAAGAGTAA
- the LOC135934474 gene encoding box C/D snoRNA protein 1 — protein MESRLGKCEICTHTEAKYTCPGCEVSTCSVPCVKEHKNIYGCDGTRNTTAYVPAVNESVFRSDYGFLEEIANVVDGSHRLGSKIGFGYIPGNISMMMKHLRTAVHDRHMRLWFMPPEFTKRKMNRSFYNFKSKSIEWTVQTVFHSFENDSHKVYEHKVVEKIPLKNCIEGILAKEESTSWAQFFVTSLPNCTVLLQAEYIKCAKKRFFLMDQEKSLQDNLNHHTLVEFPAFHVVPKALAANFKTITLDEAIEEIKTRTKLERQKKEVKMPVDNESSGSESAPEVEAEPVRKIARLDIPEYKDICKIESDSDEDVAISGNFFNL, from the exons atggAAAGCAG GCTGGGAAAGTGTGAAATTTGCACTCACACGGAGGCTAAATACACCTGTCCAGGATGTGAGGTTTCTACTTGTTCAGTTCCCTGCGTGAaagaacacaaaaatatttatggttgTGATGGAACGAGGAATACAACAGCATACGTGCCAGCGGTCAACGAATCTGTCTTCAGAAGTG aTTATGGATTCCTGGAGGAAATTGCAAACGTGGTTGATGGAAGCCACCGCTTGGGCTCTAAAATCGGTTTTGGATACATACCAGGCAACATTTCAATG ATGATGAAGCACCTTCGGACAGCTGTCCACGACAGACACATGAGGTTATGGTTCATGCCACCTGAATTTACCAAGCGCAAGATGAACCGGAGCTTCTACAACTTCAAGAGTAAGAGTATCGAGTGGACTGTGCAGACagtatttcattcatttgaaaatgattCACATAAG GTATATGAACACAAGGTTGTTGAGAAAATTCCACTCAAGAACTGCATTGAAGGAATATTGGCGAAAGAAGAATCAACGTCCTGGGCTCAATTTTTTGTCACGTCATTGCCCAACTGCACTGTTTTGCTCCAAGCTGAATATATCAAATGTGCAAAAAAGAG ATTTTTCCTGATGGATCAAGAAAAATCACTTCAAGACAACCTCAATCATCACACGTTGGTCGAGTTTCCAGCCTTTCATGTGGTTCCTAAAGCCTTGGCCGCCAACTTTAAAACTATCACTCTAG ATGAAGCGATAGAAGAGATCAAAACAAGAACAAAGCTGGAGAGGCAGAAAAAAGAAGTGAAAATGCCAGTAGATAACGAAAGCAGTGGCTCAGAATCCGCTCCAGAAGTTGAAGCAGAACCTGTCAGGAAAATAGCGCGACTTGATATTCCGGAATACAAGGATATATGCAAGATCGAATCAGACAGCGATGAAGATGTTGCGAttagtggaaattttttcaacttgtaa
- the Pfdn4 gene encoding probable prefoldin subunit 4, protein MASNKSTVRPDSEVHITFEEQQKINKFARLNAELDELKEELSSKLNDQKNLEEAIEAVDEIELLGEIEEIPYVMGEIFLLQNPESTKDKLAEAKERMEKDLDGIKIKMDSVKDLMSDLRTHLYAKFGDNINLEAEED, encoded by the coding sequence ATGGCTTCGAATAAATCGACCGTTCGACCCGACAGCGAGGTGCACATCACCTTTGAGGAACAGcagaaaatcaacaaattcgCCAGACTCAATGCCGAGCTGGATGAATTAAAGGAGGAGCTGTCATCAAAATTGAATGATCAGAAGAATCTGGAGGAGGCTATCGAGGCTGTTGATGAAATTGAACTCTTGGGCGAGATCGAAGAAATTCCTTACGTCATGGGTGAAATTTTCCTGCTGCAAAATCCAGAGAGTACCAAGGACAAACTTGCCGAAGCCAAGGAGAGAATGGAAAAGGACTTGGAcggtattaaaattaaaatggatagCGTGAAAGACCTGATGAGCGACTTGCGCACACACCTTTATGCTAAATTTGGTGACAACATCAATTTGGAGGCTGAGGAAGATTAA
- the Sec22 gene encoding vesicle-trafficking protein SEC22b-B: MILLTMIARVVDGLPLAATMQDDEQAGRNILEYQNQAKLLFRKLNHQSPPRCTIETGPYLFHYLIENDVCLLVLCDKSFSKRLAYSYLEDLSQEFSSQYGRRVNSVARPYSFIEFDTYIQKAKKSFMDSRSRRNLTALNTELQDVQRIMVQNIDDVLQRGTMLSELDSKAQNLSMMSQQYKKDAAYLNSKSFYVKAAAGAIVIFVFILYFWIL; encoded by the exons atgatccTCCTGACGATGATTGCAAGGGTAGTCGACGGACTACCCTTGGCGGCTACCATGCAGGATGACGAACAG gcaGGAAGAAATATCCTGGAGTACCAGAACCAAGCTAAACTCCTTTTTAGAAAGTTGAACCACCAGAGTCCTCCGAGATGCACCATTGAGACTGGTCCTTACTTATTTCA ctatttaatagaaaatgacGTGTGTCTGTTGGTCTTGTGCGACAAAAGCTTTTCAAAGCGCCTTGCTTACTCATATCTTGAAGACCTGTCCCAAGAATTCAGCTCTCAGTATGGACGCAGGGTTAACTCGGTCGCTCGACCGTATAGTTTCATCGAGtttg ACACATATATCCAGAAAGCGAAAAAGTCTTTCATGGACTCCAGGTCGAGAAGAAATCTGACTGCCCTAAACACGGAACTGCAAGATGTGCAGCGAATAATGGTCCAGAATATAGATGATGTGCTGCAAAGAGGAACCATGCTCTCAG AACTCGACTCGAAGGCCCAGAATTTGTCGATGATGTCGCAGCAGTACAAGAAGGACGCGGCCTACTTGAACTCAAAATCCTTTTATGTCAAGGCGGCAGCTGGAGCTATTGTGATTTTCGTCTTCATCCTCTACTTCTGGATCCTGTGA
- the LOC135934476 gene encoding uncharacterized protein LOC135934476 — MSGCLKRRCPFLDDASPQSKLFVTEKISLTKLTARSSQMTAVQDKTLQLLFRGANSKSAPYPPSDIRLFNNNLCVHYNEQQETSAKKQKYRQMQIGSNGQLIFAPEANVDADIDFLMSADEESKCSFCEVALKCQLCLQKCQKCLQVFCQQCCLIVCDETQDVSLCMSCMK; from the exons ATGAGTGGGTGTCTGAAGAGACGCTGTCCGTTTCTTGACGATGCCAGTCCGCAGTCAAAACTCTTTGTCACCGAAAAAATTTCCCTGACCAAATTGACAGCAAGGAGCTCGCAGATGACCGCAGTTCAAG ACAAAACTCTGCAGCTTCTCTTCAGAGGAGCAAACTCGAAGAGTGCCCCTTACCCACCATCTGATATTAGACTTTTCAACAACAACCTTTGCGTCCATTACAACGAGCAGCAAGAGACTTCTGCCAAGAAGCAAAAGTACAGGCAAATGCAAATTGGCTCTAATGGTCAGCTGATTTTCGCCCCCGAAGCCAAT GTTGATGCGGACATCGATTTCCTAATGTCTGCTGACGAGGAGAGCAAATGCAGCTTCTGCGAAGTTGCTTTGAAGTGTCAACTCTGTCTGCAAAAGTGCCAAAAATGTCTTCAAGTGTTTTGTCAACAATGCTGTCTCATAGT GTGCGACGAAACGCAGGATGTGAGTTTGTGCATGTCATGCATGAAGTGA
- the LOC135934477 gene encoding nudC domain-containing protein 2-like has translation MAKEDLSFYDMKGGFAPVKTEFGRWWQTVYEIHLEVDLPPNTRGKECVVNITTTELSVQVRGETKLKGKLFGIIRPDESVWTVEENVMTILLSRSDHAINEIIWPSLMADKSYPLDAVAMHETRKKLDLERFQITNPGFDFTNARLAKCYDKVKELPKEEDE, from the exons ATGGCCAAAGAAGACCTCAGCTTTTATGACATGAAAGGTGGTTTCGCCCCTGTCAAAACTGAGTTTGGACGGTGGTGGCAAACCGTGTATGAAATCCACTTGGAAGTTGACCTGCCACCTAACACTAGAGGAAAGGAGTGCGTCGTGAATATCACAACCACTGAACTAAGCGTTCAAGTTAGAGGCGAAACGAAATTAAAG GGTAAATTGTTCGGTATCATTAGGCCCGATGAATCGGTTTGGACTGTTGAAGAAAATGTGATGACGATTTTGCTCTCCAGAAGTGACCACGCGATCAATGAAATCATTTGGCCCTCCCTCATGGCTGACAAGTCATACCCATTGGACGCTGTTGCAATGCACGAAACGAGGAAAAAGCTGGATTTGGAGAGGTTTCAAATAACG AATCCAGGTTTTGATTTTACAAACGCCAGACTTGCAAAGTGCTATGACAAGGTCAAAGAACTTCCCAAAGAAGAGGATGAGTGA